One window of Acropora palmata chromosome 1, jaAcrPala1.3, whole genome shotgun sequence genomic DNA carries:
- the LOC141875959 gene encoding protein STPG3-like — translation MPASKFSSEAAKSAAKVTYTIAPLPAKTKNPIPSLPAISPQIGTISRSYRTRLPAKLTTVSLVGRRDRSKVAPSAFFEEKEQETFASLEECLQSRPPLQLDLTGPKPTTYDPPGNLPWAMKSPSYTMRPKTQPEKAKGGDRVAWSKQWIASTDIWTYRANFDNRHKWPSPAHYTARTTVGSPQLFLHQAPSHSFGKRRELCLNKKGSEDEPAPNQYSNKSKDKLMSKSPSYTIQQGRRGGAVFWMAREPVPGPGSYNPRVFCTSRKRCAPAFTISRSPREIGITQNCTF, via the exons ATGCCGGCTTCAAAGTTTTCATCGGAAGCCGCAAAATCGGCTGCAAAAGTAACATACACTATTGCACCTTTACCTGCAAAAACTAAGAATCCAATTCCTTCGCTACCAGCGATTTCGCCACAAATTGGGACGATCTCAAGGTCATATCGTACCCGACTTCCTGCAAAATTAACAACAGTCAGCTTGGTTGGAAG AAGAGATCGTTCCAAGGTAGCGCCAAGCGCATTTTTCGAAGAAAAGGAGCAGGAAACGTTTGCAA GTCTGGAAGAATGTTTGCAGTCACGTCCACCATTGCAACTGGATTTGACAGGTCCCAAGCCAACAACATACGATCCACCAGGAAATCTTCCGTGGGCAATGAAATCGCCATCGTACACTATGAGACCAAAGACCCAACCTGAGAAAG CTAAAGGAGGTGACAGAGTTGCTTGGAGCAAACAGTGGATTGCCAGCACAGACATTTGGACTTACAGAGCAAACTTTGATAATCGG CACAAATGGCCATCTCCTGCACATTACACTGCAAGAACAACTGTTGGCAGTCCACAGCTTTTCTTACACCAGGCACCTTCACATAGCTTTGGCAAGAGAAGGGAATTATGTTTGAATAAAAAAG GTTCAGAAGATGAACCAGCTCCAAATCAGTACAGTAACAAATCTAAGGATAAATTGATGTCAAAGTCACCATCATATACAATCCAGCAAGGCAGGAGAGGGGGTGCTGTGTTCTGGATGGCAAGAG AACCTGTTCCTGGACCTGGATCTTACAATCCAAGAGTATTTTGCACCAGCAGAAAGCGATGTGCTCCAGCCTTCACAATCTCCAGATCTCCCAGAGAAATCGGCATCACTCAAAATTGCACTTTCTGA